A genomic region of Halomonas aestuarii contains the following coding sequences:
- a CDS encoding YqgE/AlgH family protein, whose amino-acid sequence MQSVQHFGLKNHFLLAMPHLEDPNFAGSISYLCDHDENGTMGVIVNRPLELTLDALFEQLELGGDESPHRQAPVYYGGPTHKDRGFILHRGSSEPWDSSIQVAEDIALTTSMDILQALADGTGPEQFLVCLGCAGWEAGQLEDELKENAWLTVEGRAEILFSVPPEQRLGAAAGILGVDLNLMTREAGHS is encoded by the coding sequence ATGCAATCCGTGCAACACTTCGGCTTGAAAAACCACTTCCTGCTGGCGATGCCGCATCTGGAAGACCCCAATTTCGCCGGCAGCATCAGCTACCTCTGTGACCATGACGAGAACGGCACCATGGGCGTGATCGTCAACCGGCCCCTGGAACTGACCCTGGACGCCCTGTTCGAGCAGCTGGAGCTGGGAGGCGACGAGAGCCCCCATCGCCAGGCGCCGGTCTACTATGGCGGCCCGACCCACAAGGATCGCGGCTTCATCCTGCACCGCGGGTCCAGCGAGCCCTGGGACTCCAGCATCCAGGTCGCCGAGGACATCGCCCTGACCACCTCCATGGACATCCTCCAGGCGCTGGCGGACGGCACGGGCCCCGAGCAGTTCCTGGTCTGCCTGGGCTGCGCCGGCTGGGAGGCCGGCCAGCTGGAGGACGAGCTCAAGGAGAACGCCTGGCTCACCGTGGAGGGCCGCGCCGAGATCCTCTTCTCGGTGCCGCCGGAGCAGCGCCTCGGCGCCGCCGCGGGCATCCTGGGCGTCGACCTGAACCTGATGACCCGCGAGGCGGGGCACTCCTGA
- the ruvX gene encoding Holliday junction resolvase RuvX, protein MADAGSRLILAFDFGTRRIGVAVGNELIGSARELAPLPARDGIPDWAQVARLVDEWRPDLFVVGLPLNMDDSESVMSTRARKFGKRLYGRFGIPCEMVDERGSTREAKAIAREGGHRGNYRQESVDGIAAVLILEGWFARDEGLPPR, encoded by the coding sequence ATGGCCGATGCCGGCTCACGGCTGATCCTGGCCTTCGACTTCGGCACCCGGCGCATCGGCGTGGCGGTCGGCAACGAGCTGATCGGCAGTGCCCGGGAGCTCGCGCCGCTGCCGGCCCGGGACGGCATCCCCGACTGGGCGCAGGTGGCCCGGCTGGTGGACGAATGGCGCCCGGATCTGTTCGTGGTGGGGCTGCCGCTCAATATGGACGACAGCGAGTCGGTCATGAGCACCCGGGCGCGCAAGTTCGGCAAGCGGCTCTATGGCCGCTTCGGCATTCCCTGCGAGATGGTCGACGAGCGCGGCTCCACCCGCGAGGCCAAGGCGATCGCCCGGGAGGGCGGCCACCGCGGCAACTACCGCCAGGAGAGCGTCGACGGCATCGCCGCGGTGCTGATCCTGGAGGGCTGGTTCGCCCGGGACGAGGGGCTGCCGCCGCGCTGA
- the pyrB gene encoding aspartate carbamoyltransferase, with amino-acid sequence MMSHLLSIDSLSRDDIDHLMRVATRMEPIAQRRKITRVLEGAVLGNLFFEASTRTRVSFHAAFSRLGGSVCDTTGFTFSSMAKGESLYDTSRVMSGYCDAIVMRHPDQGSVAEFAAATHVPVINAGDGPGEHPSQALLDFYTIDKEFTQQGKTLRDAHVLMTGDLKYGRTVHSLIKLLARYAPMRITLVAPPGLEMPHHLIERVSRQGLTVEVRESLAGDFSDVDVVYTTRIQKERFTAEMSEGFNLSRDFTVDRAFLDSRCNASTIVMHPLPRDSRPEANDLDVDLNGDPRLAIFRQTDNGIPVRMAIFATLLKVEDRVEQDLRDVPWYVPPTVGVDDTRF; translated from the coding sequence GTGATGTCCCACCTGCTCTCCATCGACTCCCTGTCCCGTGACGACATCGATCACCTGATGCGCGTCGCCACCCGCATGGAACCCATCGCCCAGCGGCGCAAGATCACCCGGGTGCTGGAGGGCGCCGTGCTCGGCAACCTCTTCTTCGAGGCCAGCACCCGCACCCGGGTCAGCTTCCATGCCGCCTTCTCCCGGCTCGGCGGCAGCGTGTGCGACACCACCGGCTTCACCTTCTCGTCCATGGCCAAGGGCGAGTCGCTCTACGACACCAGCCGGGTGATGAGCGGGTACTGCGACGCCATCGTGATGCGCCACCCGGACCAGGGCTCGGTGGCGGAGTTCGCCGCCGCCACCCACGTGCCGGTGATCAACGCCGGCGACGGCCCGGGCGAGCACCCCAGCCAGGCGCTGCTGGACTTCTACACCATCGACAAGGAGTTCACCCAGCAGGGCAAGACGCTCAGGGACGCCCACGTGCTGATGACCGGCGACCTGAAGTACGGCCGCACCGTGCACTCGCTGATCAAGCTGCTGGCGCGCTATGCACCGATGCGCATCACCCTGGTGGCCCCGCCCGGCCTCGAGATGCCGCACCACCTGATCGAGCGCGTCAGCCGCCAGGGGCTGACCGTGGAGGTCCGCGAGAGCCTGGCCGGGGACTTCTCCGACGTGGACGTGGTCTACACCACCCGCATCCAGAAGGAGCGCTTCACCGCCGAGATGAGCGAGGGCTTCAACCTCTCGCGGGACTTCACCGTGGACCGGGCCTTCCTGGACAGCCGCTGCAACGCCTCCACCATCGTCATGCACCCGCTGCCCCGGGACAGCCGACCCGAGGCCAACGACCTCGACGTGGACCTGAACGGCGACCCGCGCCTGGCGATCTTCCGCCAGACCGACAACGGCATCCCGGTGCGCATGGCGATCTTCGCCACCCTGCTGAAGGTCGAGGACCGGGTCGAGCAGGACCTGCGCGACGTGCCCTGGTACGTGCCCCCCACCGTGGGCGTGGACGATACCCGCTTCTAG
- the bhcR gene encoding HTH-type transcriptional regulator BhcR has translation MNEGKRRTAGRPAGSGKSTSGHSQSLVRGLNLLERLAASPGGLALSEVAEQADLAPSTTHRLLQALQSQGFVTQDSELGVWKIDVKTFRIGNSFLEARDFVGTSRPFLRHLTAQTGETANLGVRDDGTAVFLAQSESPQMMRMITRLGSRAPLHASGVGKALMAWLPEDELERILDERGLARVTENTLHTPDSLREGLAEIRRQGFACDREEHAIGLHCVAACIHDQHGIPLAAISVSGPVARIPEERLLELGQLVRETAAEITARLGGRVPEAG, from the coding sequence GTGAACGAAGGCAAGCGCAGGACAGCGGGACGGCCCGCCGGGTCGGGCAAGAGCACCAGCGGCCATAGCCAGTCGCTGGTGCGCGGGCTCAACCTGCTCGAGCGCCTGGCGGCCAGTCCCGGCGGCCTGGCCCTGTCCGAGGTGGCCGAGCAGGCGGACCTCGCCCCCTCCACCACCCACCGGCTGCTGCAGGCCCTGCAGAGCCAGGGGTTCGTCACCCAGGACAGCGAGCTCGGCGTGTGGAAGATCGACGTCAAGACCTTCCGCATCGGCAACAGCTTCCTCGAGGCCCGCGACTTCGTCGGCACCAGTCGCCCCTTCCTGCGCCACCTCACCGCCCAGACCGGCGAGACGGCCAATCTCGGCGTGCGCGACGACGGCACGGCGGTGTTCCTGGCCCAGAGCGAGTCGCCGCAGATGATGCGCATGATCACCCGGCTCGGCTCCCGGGCACCGCTGCACGCCTCCGGCGTGGGCAAGGCCCTGATGGCCTGGCTGCCCGAGGACGAGCTCGAGCGCATCCTCGACGAGCGGGGCCTGGCGCGGGTCACCGAGAACACCCTGCACACGCCCGATTCGTTGCGCGAGGGGCTGGCCGAGATCCGCCGCCAGGGCTTCGCCTGCGACCGCGAGGAGCACGCCATCGGCCTGCACTGCGTGGCCGCCTGCATCCACGACCAGCACGGCATCCCGCTGGCCGCCATCTCCGTCTCCGGGCCGGTGGCGCGGATTCCCGAGGAACGGCTGCTCGAGCTCGGCCAGCTGGTGCGCGAGACCGCCGCCGAGATCACCGCCCGCCTGGGCGGGCGGGTGCCGGAGGCCGGGTAG
- a CDS encoding enoyl-CoA hydratase yields MPDDTPLVRRHDLDGVTTLTLNRPRQFNALSEEMLEALGAALDGLAGDEQVRCVVIAAEGRAFCAGHDLKQMRATPDEAYYRRLFARCSAVMQAIVALPVPVIARVQGLATAAGCQLVATCDLAVAARSARFAVSGINAGLFCSTPAVALSRNVGRKRAMEMLFTGEFIDADQARDWGLVNRVADDEALDEALDALTASICAKSAVAVRTGKTMFHRQLALPLDEAYAYAAEVMACNMMAEDACEGIDAFIEKRSPEWRHR; encoded by the coding sequence ATGCCGGATGACACCCCCCTGGTACGGCGCCACGACCTCGACGGCGTCACCACCCTGACGCTGAACCGCCCGAGGCAGTTCAATGCCCTCTCCGAGGAGATGCTCGAGGCCCTGGGCGCGGCCCTCGACGGACTGGCCGGTGACGAGCAGGTGCGCTGCGTGGTGATCGCCGCCGAGGGCCGCGCCTTCTGCGCCGGCCACGACCTCAAGCAGATGCGGGCCACCCCCGATGAGGCCTACTACCGGCGGCTCTTCGCACGCTGCTCGGCGGTGATGCAGGCTATCGTCGCCCTGCCCGTGCCGGTGATCGCCCGGGTCCAGGGGCTGGCCACCGCAGCGGGCTGCCAGCTGGTGGCGACCTGTGACCTGGCGGTGGCGGCCCGCTCGGCCCGCTTCGCCGTCTCGGGGATCAATGCCGGGCTGTTCTGCTCCACCCCGGCGGTGGCCCTCTCCCGCAACGTCGGCCGCAAGCGGGCCATGGAGATGCTCTTCACCGGGGAGTTCATCGACGCCGACCAGGCCCGCGACTGGGGGCTGGTCAACCGTGTCGCCGACGACGAGGCTCTCGACGAGGCGCTGGATGCGCTCACGGCCAGCATCTGCGCCAAGAGCGCGGTAGCGGTGCGCACCGGCAAGACGATGTTCCACCGTCAGCTCGCCCTGCCACTGGACGAGGCGTACGCCTACGCCGCGGAGGTCATGGCCTGCAACATGATGGCCGAGGATGCCTGCGAGGGGATCGATGCCTTCATCGAGAAGCGTTCGCCCGAGTGGCGGCACCGCTGA
- a CDS encoding DMT family transporter → MPTGPAYLIVVLVWATTPLAIKWSAEAGAPVGSVMLRMLIALIVGLLILLVSRHRPRLDRRAWLSYAAAVPGVFGAMALSYHASRHLPSGMLSVMFGMAPLISGLILQALPGAIRLRRWHWVGCGLGLAGLGVVFADSLTLGGGQQGALVMMLVAVTLFSGSGIAVQRVAAGLGPLEQTVGALAMSLPCFLALWLASGEPLSIPLSERGRWAVLYLAVFGSLVGFLCYYLILSRLHAATVALVTLITPVLALGLGMTLNQEQPSASMLAGAALILVALGAYLFGDRLTRRMAGSPD, encoded by the coding sequence ATGCCCACCGGACCGGCCTATCTGATCGTGGTGCTGGTATGGGCCACCACCCCCCTGGCCATCAAGTGGAGCGCCGAGGCGGGGGCCCCGGTGGGCAGCGTGATGCTGCGCATGCTGATCGCGCTGATCGTCGGCCTGCTCATCCTGCTGGTGAGCCGCCATCGCCCACGCCTGGATCGCCGGGCCTGGCTGAGCTATGCCGCGGCCGTGCCCGGCGTCTTCGGCGCCATGGCGCTGAGCTACCACGCCTCCCGGCACCTGCCCTCGGGGATGCTGTCGGTGATGTTCGGCATGGCCCCGCTGATCTCGGGACTGATCCTCCAGGCGCTGCCCGGGGCCATCCGGCTGCGCCGCTGGCACTGGGTTGGCTGTGGCCTGGGCCTGGCGGGGCTCGGCGTGGTGTTCGCCGACAGCCTGACCCTGGGCGGTGGCCAGCAAGGGGCGCTTGTGATGATGCTGGTGGCGGTGACGCTCTTCAGCGGCAGCGGCATCGCCGTGCAGCGCGTGGCGGCGGGCCTCGGTCCCCTGGAGCAGACCGTCGGGGCCCTGGCCATGAGCCTGCCGTGCTTCCTGGCCCTCTGGCTGGCCAGCGGCGAGCCCCTGTCCATCCCGCTCAGCGAGCGGGGGCGCTGGGCGGTGCTCTACCTGGCCGTGTTCGGCTCGCTGGTGGGCTTTCTCTGCTACTACCTGATCCTCTCGCGGCTGCATGCCGCCACCGTGGCGCTGGTCACCCTGATCACGCCCGTGCTGGCCCTGGGCCTGGGCATGACCCTCAACCAGGAGCAGCCCTCGGCCTCGATGCTGGCCGGCGCGGCGCTGATCCTGGTGGCCCTCGGCGCCTACCTGTTCGGCGACCGCCTGACCCGCCGCATGGCCGGGTCGCCGGACTGA
- the serA gene encoding phosphoglycerate dehydrogenase gives MAKTSLDKSKIKILLLEGVHQSAVDNLLNAGYTNIEHLPTSLDEASLIEKIRDVHFIGIRSRTQLNERVFEAAEKLVAVGCFCIGTNQVDLDAALVRGIPVFNAPFSNTRSVAELVLAEAIMLLRGIPEKSHRAHQGGWLKSAKNSHEARGKTLGIIGYGSIGSQLSVLSESLGFDVIYYDVVTKLAMGNARQVGSLEELLARADVVSLHVPDLASTRWMIGEAEIALMKPDSILINASRGSVVVIEALAEALKAGRLAGAAVDVFPVEPKGNDEEFQSPLRGLANVILTPHIGGSTLEAQENIGIEVSEKLVTYSDNGTTVSSVNFPEVALPAHPGKHRLLHIHENVPGVLSEINRVLSENGINILGQYLQTNERIGYVVIDVDKDYGARALKALSQVAHTKRVRVLYSESSFEG, from the coding sequence ATGGCCAAAACGTCCCTGGACAAGAGCAAGATCAAGATCCTGCTGCTCGAGGGCGTCCACCAGAGCGCGGTGGACAATCTTCTCAATGCCGGTTACACCAACATCGAACACCTGCCGACCTCGCTGGACGAGGCATCGCTGATCGAGAAGATCCGCGATGTCCACTTCATCGGCATCCGCTCGCGGACCCAGCTCAACGAGCGCGTCTTCGAGGCCGCCGAGAAGCTGGTGGCGGTGGGCTGCTTCTGCATCGGCACCAACCAGGTCGATCTCGACGCCGCCCTGGTGCGCGGCATCCCGGTGTTCAATGCCCCCTTCTCCAACACCCGCTCGGTGGCGGAGCTGGTGCTGGCCGAGGCCATCATGCTGCTGCGCGGCATTCCCGAGAAGAGCCACCGTGCCCACCAGGGCGGCTGGCTGAAGTCGGCCAAGAATTCCCATGAGGCGCGCGGCAAGACCCTGGGGATCATCGGCTACGGCAGCATCGGCTCGCAGCTCTCGGTACTCTCCGAATCGCTGGGCTTCGACGTCATCTACTACGACGTGGTGACCAAGCTGGCCATGGGCAACGCCCGCCAGGTGGGCAGCCTCGAGGAGCTGCTGGCCCGCGCCGACGTGGTCAGCCTGCACGTGCCGGACCTCGCCTCCACCCGCTGGATGATCGGCGAGGCGGAGATTGCCCTGATGAAGCCGGACAGCATCCTGATCAACGCCTCCCGCGGCAGCGTGGTGGTGATCGAGGCCCTGGCCGAGGCCCTGAAGGCGGGCCGCCTCGCCGGCGCGGCCGTCGATGTCTTCCCGGTGGAGCCCAAGGGCAACGACGAGGAGTTCCAGAGCCCGCTGCGCGGCCTGGCCAACGTCATCCTGACGCCGCATATCGGCGGCTCCACCCTCGAGGCCCAGGAGAACATCGGCATCGAGGTCTCCGAGAAGCTGGTGACCTACTCCGACAACGGCACCACCGTCAGCTCGGTCAACTTCCCCGAGGTCGCCCTGCCGGCCCACCCGGGCAAGCATCGCCTGCTGCACATCCACGAGAACGTGCCCGGCGTGCTCTCCGAGATCAACCGGGTGCTCTCCGAGAACGGCATCAACATCCTCGGCCAGTACCTGCAGACCAACGAGCGCATCGGCTACGTGGTCATCGACGTCGACAAGGACTACGGGGCCCGGGCCCTGAAGGCCCTCAGCCAGGTGGCCCACACCAAGCGGGTCCGGGTGCTCTACTCCGAGTCCAGCTTCGAGGGCTGA
- a CDS encoding exodeoxyribonuclease VII small subunit, with translation MAEHHSQGGDGGGDEPAPADFAATVERLEQLVERLESGELSLEGSLAAFEQGVRLTRDAQRRLDEAELRVRTLTEGESGGVDLQPFAAPPAEDDSER, from the coding sequence ATGGCGGAACATCACAGTCAAGGCGGGGACGGGGGCGGTGACGAGCCGGCACCGGCCGACTTCGCTGCCACCGTCGAGCGGCTGGAGCAACTCGTCGAGCGGCTGGAGTCCGGCGAGCTGTCGCTGGAGGGGTCGCTCGCGGCCTTCGAGCAGGGCGTGCGCCTGACCCGCGATGCCCAGCGCCGGCTCGACGAGGCCGAGCTTCGTGTGCGGACCCTCACCGAGGGCGAGTCGGGCGGCGTCGACCTGCAGCCCTTCGCTGCGCCGCCCGCGGAGGACGATAGTGAGCGCTGA
- a CDS encoding farnesyl diphosphate synthase, whose amino-acid sequence MVSADELAARLAADRARVDARLASLFEERAAPSPRLESAMRHALLVGGKRLRPVLVYAAGRSLGAADDDLDASAMALELVHAYSLVHDDLPAMDDDDLRRGQPTVHRAYDEATAILAGDALQALAFEVLARSAHPRTGVLVASLAGAAGRDGMVAGQALDLAAVGGHPEVAALAAMHGHKTGALIRVAVRLGGLVAVDEADPRLAALDAYADAIGLAFQIHDDVLDVTGDTATLGKTSGADAARAKPTYPSLLGLEGARRRALDLVEQGVAALAPLGEGAQPLADLARYMIERDH is encoded by the coding sequence ATAGTGAGCGCTGACGAGCTGGCGGCCAGGCTGGCCGCGGACCGTGCCCGGGTCGATGCCCGCCTCGCGTCGCTCTTCGAGGAGCGTGCCGCGCCCTCGCCGCGCCTGGAGTCGGCCATGCGCCACGCCCTGCTGGTGGGCGGCAAGCGGCTGCGGCCGGTGCTGGTCTATGCGGCCGGCCGCTCCCTGGGCGCCGCGGATGACGACCTGGACGCCTCGGCCATGGCGCTGGAGCTGGTCCATGCCTACTCGCTGGTTCACGATGACCTCCCGGCCATGGACGATGACGACCTGCGTCGCGGGCAGCCCACGGTGCACCGGGCCTATGACGAGGCCACCGCCATCCTCGCCGGCGATGCGCTCCAGGCCCTGGCCTTCGAGGTGCTGGCGCGAAGCGCCCATCCGCGGACGGGCGTGCTGGTCGCCAGCCTGGCCGGGGCGGCCGGGCGCGACGGCATGGTGGCCGGCCAGGCGCTGGACCTGGCCGCCGTGGGCGGGCATCCGGAAGTGGCCGCGCTGGCGGCCATGCACGGCCACAAGACCGGGGCCCTGATCCGCGTGGCGGTGCGCCTCGGCGGCCTGGTCGCGGTCGACGAGGCGGACCCGCGGCTGGCCGCCCTGGACGCCTATGCCGATGCCATCGGCCTGGCCTTCCAGATCCACGACGACGTCCTCGACGTGACTGGCGACACCGCCACCCTCGGCAAGACCTCCGGGGCCGATGCCGCCCGGGCCAAGCCGACCTACCCGAGCCTGCTGGGGCTTGAGGGGGCCCGCAGGCGGGCCCTCGACCTGGTCGAACAGGGCGTGGCGGCCCTGGCACCGCTGGGCGAGGGCGCCCAACCCCTGGCCGACCTGGCCCGCTACATGATCGAGCGTGACCACTGA